One part of the Clostridium thermosuccinogenes genome encodes these proteins:
- a CDS encoding A24 family peptidase, with product MMSPLETDMIIFLFAVPLLWAAVMDYMKRIIPDWTWIAILLLGVMSAFILPYPTLLQRIAGFLLPGICLFFLALKYGGVGGGDIKLTAAMGFSFGLYGLAAILFFALLPALLYSKVSRQKSVPLAVFLCTGFFVFVGIGLITGR from the coding sequence ATGATGTCACCACTGGAAACTGATATGATAATATTTCTTTTTGCTGTTCCCCTATTGTGGGCGGCAGTAATGGATTATATGAAACGGATTATTCCCGACTGGACATGGATAGCCATTCTCCTGCTCGGCGTAATGTCCGCTTTTATTTTGCCGTATCCCACACTATTGCAGCGAATTGCGGGATTCTTGCTGCCTGGTATCTGTCTGTTCTTTCTTGCGTTGAAATACGGCGGCGTGGGTGGTGGTGATATCAAGCTTACGGCTGCAATGGGTTTTAGTTTTGGATTGTATGGACTTGCTGCCATTCTCTTTTTTGCCTTGCTACCGGCTTTACTTTATTCAAAGGTATCGCGGCAGAAAAGTGTTCCTTTGGCAGTATTCTTGTGTACCGGCTTTTTTGTCTTTGTCGGTATTGGTTTGATTACCGGAAGATGA